The following proteins come from a genomic window of Falco cherrug isolate bFalChe1 chromosome Z, bFalChe1.pri, whole genome shotgun sequence:
- the KCNV2 gene encoding potassium voltage-gated channel subfamily V member 2 yields the protein MLQFNMRRQFPFLKHKGSEREAPNVLLEPNKGKNDEGMHVDKQSGFSATAPLNSQPLLLLGPEGNYNYYVDDEDEEEEEKEQEQGKWPSGDIFDGEKKPSSSIPCSPVLSSGALAKASTSPVLNINVGGQSYHLTYQAVAIYPKTRLGRLATSTDRRCQLGLCDDYAAQVDEYFFDRDPAVFQLVYNFYASGVLHVRDELCPRSFLEELSYWGVRLKYTPRCCRICFEERRDELSEQLKVQRELRSQAEAQENEQLFHHMRYYGPQRWRLWNLMEKPFSSVTAKVMAVASSFFVLISVVALALNTVEEMQQVDHKSGDSRPVLEHIETLCIAFFTLEYLLRLVSTPDLRRFASSALNAVDLIAILPLYLQLLLECFADDDQPRGRGSQHEHDIEKVGRVGKVGQVLRIMRLMRIFRILKLARHSTGLRAFGFTLRQCYQQVGCLLLFIAMGIFAFSAMVYTVEHDVSSTNFTSIPHAWWWAAVSISTVGYGDMCPETHLGRLFAFLCIAFGIILNGMPISILYNKFSDYYSKLKAYEYTALKKERGKVDFTRRAMKKISECCGEGAAQPLSQH from the exons ATGTTGCAGTTTAACATGCGGAGACAATTTCCTTTCCTAAAGCATAAAGGCAGTGAAAGAGAAGCACCCAATGTCCTCCTGGAGCCCAACAAGGGGAAGAATGACGAAGGCATGCATGTAGATAAGCAGAGTGGCTTTTCTGCTACTGCTCCATTGAactcccagcccctgctgctcctgggacCTGAGGGGAATTACAACTATTATGTGGATgatgaagatgaggaagaggaagagaaagaacaagaacaagGAAAATGGCCAAGTGGAGACATAtttgatggagaaaaaaagccctcaTCATCCATTCCTTGCTCCCCTGTGCTTTCCTCTGGAGCCCTGGCTAAGGCTTCCACTTCACCCGTGCTGAACATCAATGTTGGTGGCCAAAGCTACCACCTCACCTACCAGGCAGTGGCCATCTACCCCAAGACGCGCCTGGGCCGCCTGGCTACCTCCACTGACCGTCGCTGCCAGCTGGGCCTGTGCGATGACTACGCTGCCCAGGTAGATGAGTATTTCTTTGACCGGGACCCGGCTGTCTTCCAGCTGGTGTACAACTTCTATGCCTCGGGGGTGCTGCATGTGCGGGATGAGCTGTGCCCCCGTAGCTTCCTGGAGGAACTAAGCTACTGGGGCGTACGGCTCAAATACACACCTCGTTGTTGCCGCATTTGCTTTGAGGAGCGCCGTGACGAGCTGAGCGAGCAGCTCAAGGTCCAGCGCGAGCTGCGCTCCCAGGCAGAGgctcaggaaaatgaacagctCTTCCACCACATGCGTTACTACGGTCCCCAGCGCTGGCGCCTCTGGAACCTTATGGAGAAGCCCTTCTCCTCTGTCACTGCTAAGGTGATGGCAGTGGCCTCCAGCTTCTTCGTGCTTATCTCCGTGGTGGCCCTGGCACTCAACACAGTGGAGGAGATGCAGCAAGTAGACCATAAAAGTGGGGACAGCCGGCCTGTCTTGGAGCACATTGAGACCCTGTGCATTGCATTCTTCACACTGGAGTACCTGCTGCGTTTGGTCTCTACCCCAGACCTACGCCGCTTTGCCAGCAGCGCCCTCAATGCAGTAGACCTTATTGCTATCCTGCCCCTctacctgcagctgctgctcgAATGCTTTGCTGATGATGACCAGCCCCGAGGTCGGGGCTCTCAGCATGAGCATGATATCGAGAAGGTGGGACGGGTGGGCAAGGTGGGACAAGTGCTTCGCATCATGCGCCTCATGCGCATCTTCCGCATCCTCAAGCTGGCCCGCCACTCCACAGGGCTTCGTGCCTTCGGCTTTACCTTGCGCCAGTGCTACCAGCAGGTGGGCTGCCTTTTGCTCTTCATTGCCATGGGCATCTTCGCCTTCTCTGCCATGGTCTACACAGTGGAGCACGATGTCTCCAGCACCAACTTCACCAGCATCCCTCATGCTTGGTGGTGGGCTGCC GTCAGCATCTCTACAGTGGGATACGGAGACATGTGTCCAGAAACTCACCTTGGCCGgctgtttgctttcctctgcattGCATTTGGAATAATCCTGAATGGCATGCCCATCTCCATTCTCTACAACAAATTCTCAGACTATTACAGCAAGCTGAAGGCCTACGAGTACACAGCTCTcaagaaagaaagggggaaggTGGACTTCACACGGAGAGCCATGAAGAAAATATCTGAATGCTGTGGAGAAGGTGCAGCCCAGCCTTTGTCACAGCACTGA